The following are encoded together in the Anaerostipes caccae L1-92 genome:
- the deoC gene encoding deoxyribose-phosphate aldolase has protein sequence MEMTKQEFLSKVDHSLLKPQLTREEIMEGLQFAKENHCASVCINPCNLDMAREVLAGTDVKIGTVIGFPSGAHTTFSKVAEAVDAYARGAVELDMVIDIGALRNGEYEDVKKDIEAVVNATPGIVKVILETAFLTKEEIRKGCELTEEAGAAYVKTSTGFAPSGAAAEDIRLMRETVSEKVHVKAAGGINNLADCMAMIEAGSDRIGISRTKAILEEF, from the coding sequence ATGGAAATGACAAAACAAGAATTTTTAAGCAAAGTGGACCACTCATTGTTAAAACCTCAGCTGACGAGAGAAGAGATTATGGAAGGACTTCAGTTTGCAAAGGAGAATCACTGTGCATCTGTCTGCATTAACCCGTGCAATCTGGATATGGCAAGAGAAGTACTTGCAGGTACGGACGTAAAGATTGGAACCGTGATCGGATTTCCTTCCGGAGCACATACGACGTTTTCAAAAGTGGCGGAGGCAGTGGATGCTTATGCAAGAGGGGCAGTGGAGCTTGATATGGTCATTGATATCGGGGCACTGAGGAATGGTGAATACGAGGATGTAAAAAAGGACATCGAGGCAGTGGTCAATGCGACACCGGGCATTGTAAAAGTCATTCTTGAGACAGCGTTTCTTACCAAAGAAGAAATCAGGAAAGGCTGTGAGCTGACAGAAGAAGCAGGAGCTGCTTACGTAAAGACATCCACAGGTTTTGCGCCGTCCGGGGCTGCTGCAGAGGATATCAGACTCATGAGGGAGACAGTTTCAGAAAAAGTCCATGTGAAAGCCGCAGGGGGAATCAATAACCTGGCAGACTGTATGGCTATGATCGAGGCGGGATCTGACCGGATCGGCATCAGCAGGACAAAAGCGATCCTGGAAGAATTCTAA